The following are encoded together in the Hemicordylus capensis ecotype Gifberg chromosome 4, rHemCap1.1.pri, whole genome shotgun sequence genome:
- the LOC128325171 gene encoding zinc finger BED domain-containing protein 4-like yields MGVGGGLSLASEGAQEEGRSSPAPGPSHASAEGIGGGMPEKEPAKVPPTKRPRVTGESGSVVWDHFELSPGDPTHAVCTHCKALVSRGRDPMHFTTSGLWSHMRRRHPGVETSAGTGSRPGASPGSRSSSSDSSSKRPAAPAHRQEKLTDHQWVQSLGKRSDRPKPHLVTRAIGEMITLDDQPFSIVDNVGFRRLLQLLSPEYKIPLRTTFSRRVVPSLYRACRGAVLAKLRAAGPNTSVHFTADIWTSRSGLHTAFMSLTAHWWGHGGEGASGAAGAVSSSSHACTPSWAVLHVEAMDTDHTSDELAAVMERQVGAWLAGEPTLRRGFVVTDNAANITKAARWVYGVNIACAAHTLNLVVKGVLGLKEAPKKAKEHQRVRGSSSSLGQNPAAPVAALVECCSQVAGHFHRSEKARRQLKARQIELGLPEHQIPQDVPTRWNSTFLLLRRMHEQEGALNSLGTRGCLDLCKSLYDDWPVIRELVLVLEPFYSATNDLCTQTATLSLALPTAILLEKAMSDLQTTLTTGVAIALAGRLRTGVVERLKTPWAASAWHVLACICDPRMKGSAVPPGELPRWRDLLVEHVKREEERRLGIGDAADDD; encoded by the coding sequence atgggggttggtggggggctcagtctggcatctgagggggctcaggaggagggaagatcttctcctgcccctgggccttcccatgccagcgctgagggcatcggtggtggtatgcccgagaaggaaccagcaaaagttccaccaacaaagcgacctcgtgtcactggggagtctggcagtgtggtctgggatcactttgagcttagccctggtgatcccacccatgctgtgtgcacccactgcaaggcactggtcagcagaggcagggaccctatgcacttcacaacctcggggctgtggtcgcacatgcgtcggcggcacccaggtgtggagacctctgctggcactggcagtaggcctggtgcctcacctggtagcagaagcagtagtagtgacagcagcagcaagcggccagcggctcctgcccacaggcaggaaaagctgaccgatcatcagtgggtgcaatctcttgggaagcggtctgatcgtccaaagcctcatctcgtgactcgggccattggtgagatgatcactcttgatgaccagccgttctccattgtcgacaatgtcggcttccggcgtctgctccagctgctttctccggagtacaagatccccttaaggaccactttcagcaggagggtggtcccctccctgtaccgtgcgtgcaggggggccgtgttggccaagctgcgtgcagctgggccaaacaccagtgtgcatttcactgcggatatctggactagccgcagtgggctgcacactgccttcatgtccctgacagcccattggtgggggcatgggggtgagggggcatctggcgctgctggtgctgtatccagctcctcccatgcatgcacgccttcttgggcagtgttgcatgtggaggcgatggacacagaccacacttcagatgagttggctgccgtcatggagcggcaggtgggggcgtggctggctggggagccaaccctccgccgaggcttcgtggtgacggacaacgcagccaacatcaccaaggctgctaggtgggtttacggtgtgaacatcgcttgcgctgcgcacaccttgaacctcgtagtgaagggtgtgcttggcctcaaggaggcgccaaagaaggccaaggagcaccagcgtgttcggggctcttctagtagtttaggtcagaatcctgctgctcccgtggccgccctggtggagtgTTGcagccaggtagcgggccacttccaccggagtgaaaaggcaaggcgccagctcaaggccagacagatcgagctgggcctgcctgaacaccaaatcccccaggatgttcctacccggtggaactccacttttctcttgctccggcgcatgcatgagcaagagggagcactcaacagcctggggacgcgtggttgcttggatctgtgcaagtctctctatgatgactggccggtgatccgcgagctggtcttagtactagagccgttctattctgctacgaacgacttgtgtactcagaccgccacgctgagcctggctttgcccactgctattctcctggaaaaggcaatgagcgatctccagaccactctgaccactggggttgcgattgccctggcaggtcggttgaggactggggtagttgagcggctcaagacaccatgggctgcatctgcatggcatgtcctggcatgcatttgtgacccaaggatgaagggcagcgctgtgcctcctggcgagctgcccaggtggagggacctcctggtcgaacacgtgaagcgtgaagaggaaaggaggctagggataggtgatgCAGCAGACGACGActag